One window of the Leptospira dzoumogneensis genome contains the following:
- the flaA2 gene encoding flagellar filament outer layer protein FlaA2 yields the protein MGKKTYLLASVLFFLAITGTSGQQPAGGNQGGGQGGQAPDPLEKIILENFEESEDWRAKSTTPLGETKTLKMVQRGLIRDVFDENTVPDNGGDQLEKNHILGIKTFYNDRGFDRVEVFPPHEYIVKGKARQISIWALGRKFRHTLFVKLRDYRGKTHNIRMGRLDYFGWRKLTATVPGFVPQSTRFALLDKNLRFVSLFVTSDVHEVGGSFYFYVDDLEVRADKSDTKYPGSEIKDNW from the coding sequence ATGGGGAAAAAGACGTACTTATTAGCTAGCGTTCTCTTTTTCTTGGCGATTACCGGGACTTCCGGTCAGCAGCCAGCGGGAGGGAACCAAGGCGGTGGTCAAGGCGGCCAAGCACCGGATCCCCTCGAGAAAATTATACTCGAAAACTTCGAGGAGTCCGAAGACTGGAGAGCTAAGTCTACTACTCCCCTGGGAGAGACTAAAACTCTTAAGATGGTTCAAAGAGGTCTGATCCGTGACGTGTTCGATGAGAATACCGTTCCGGATAATGGTGGAGACCAGTTAGAAAAGAACCATATCCTCGGTATCAAAACTTTTTATAACGATAGAGGATTCGATCGTGTAGAAGTTTTCCCTCCTCACGAATATATCGTAAAAGGAAAAGCTCGCCAGATCTCTATTTGGGCTCTGGGAAGAAAATTCCGTCATACTCTATTCGTTAAACTGAGAGACTATAGAGGAAAAACCCATAATATCAGAATGGGTCGCTTGGATTATTTCGGTTGGAGAAAGTTAACTGCAACTGTTCCGGGATTTGTTCCTCAAAGTACCAGATTTGCATTATTGGACAAGAACCTAAGATTCGTTTCCCTTTTCGTGACCAGCGATGTTCATGAAGTGGGTGGAAGCTTCTACTTTTATGTAGATGATTTGGAAGTTCGTGCCGATAAATCTGATACGAAGTATCCTGGTTCTGAAATTAAGGACAATTGGTGA
- a CDS encoding DNA-binding protein has protein sequence MDPEILTEKVATQNKKFLVDLKRNENGYYLKVSEWSNSKKSSIFIPAEGVGKMIEVLRKFQDLIQDGEITDIPPSQN, from the coding sequence TTGGACCCCGAAATCCTAACGGAGAAGGTCGCCACCCAGAACAAAAAGTTTCTGGTAGATCTAAAACGGAACGAGAACGGATACTACTTAAAAGTTTCCGAATGGTCCAATAGCAAAAAATCTTCCATATTCATTCCGGCAGAAGGTGTCGGAAAGATGATCGAGGTATTACGTAAGTTCCAAGACCTGATTCAGGATGGAGAAATTACGGACATCCCTCCCTCTCAGAATTAG
- a CDS encoding LIC10775 family protein: MPIFSQEVDPLLRQPWFPDQEKKEELLYNRLQTAFRLSAHYVWKTDSRSRNYRFYKDGKVEMILDRNYKEVFPNRQELDLHYSEAESLQKHANPYSAIRLLRGSMYCYRLRYGKLVPEGYEKTAKLLGKFLDQYSHKEKELQRLTDPFGCWTPEVLKIRSSDFAYSFDLPPDLTYLFPDEDREFSGEDSDYLWQVHRFYQNFPVEGGPSTWEKEYRKSSEGILFFRPDRIVFTVGTTLHFHPSIFNAQNYYLVWDSLRGINSRTMREWNYLRKKEGDLYRTSFDFVGEDGRKSQIIILEKFYLRGTRGILFSLAYPSKLEALGTKIWSGFSSSVVVE; this comes from the coding sequence GTGCCAATTTTTTCCCAAGAAGTGGATCCACTTCTTCGCCAGCCTTGGTTTCCAGACCAAGAAAAGAAGGAAGAACTACTTTATAACAGACTCCAGACTGCATTTAGATTAAGTGCTCATTATGTTTGGAAAACAGACTCCAGATCCCGCAATTATCGTTTTTACAAAGACGGAAAAGTGGAGATGATCCTGGACCGGAATTACAAAGAAGTGTTTCCAAACAGACAAGAATTGGATCTGCATTATAGCGAGGCGGAAAGTCTGCAAAAACATGCAAATCCATATTCTGCAATTCGCCTGCTCAGGGGTTCTATGTACTGCTATCGTTTGCGGTACGGAAAACTGGTACCGGAAGGTTATGAAAAAACGGCAAAACTTCTGGGAAAATTTTTAGACCAATATTCTCATAAAGAAAAAGAATTACAAAGACTTACGGATCCATTCGGTTGCTGGACTCCTGAAGTTTTAAAGATCAGAAGTTCAGACTTTGCATATTCATTCGATCTCCCTCCCGATCTGACTTATTTATTTCCGGACGAGGACAGAGAGTTTTCCGGAGAAGACTCGGATTATCTTTGGCAGGTGCATAGATTCTACCAAAACTTTCCTGTGGAAGGAGGACCTTCTACTTGGGAGAAAGAATATAGAAAGAGCAGCGAAGGGATCCTATTTTTTCGGCCGGATCGGATCGTATTCACTGTAGGAACTACACTTCATTTTCATCCTTCTATCTTTAACGCTCAAAATTACTATCTTGTATGGGATTCACTCAGAGGGATCAATTCCAGGACGATGAGAGAATGGAATTATCTTCGCAAAAAAGAAGGGGACCTATATAGAACGAGTTTCGATTTTGTGGGAGAAGATGGTCGTAAAAGTCAGATCATCATTTTGGAAAAATTTTATTTGAGAGGGACCAGAGGTATCCTATTCTCTTTGGCCTATCCAAGCAAATTAGAGGCCCTAGGCACTAAAATCTGGAGTGGATTTTCTTCCTCTGTCGTCGTAGAATAG